A single genomic interval of Tursiops truncatus isolate mTurTru1 chromosome 1, mTurTru1.mat.Y, whole genome shotgun sequence harbors:
- the GJA5 gene encoding gap junction alpha-5 protein isoform X2 → MGDWSFLGEFLEEAHKHSTVIVYLGHAVHTVRMQEKRKLREGERAKEVRGAASYEYPVAEKTELSCWEEANGKVPLRGSLLNTYVCSILIRTTVEVAFIVGQYLLYGIFLDTLHVCRRSPCPHPVNCYVSRPTEKNVFIVFMLAVAGLSLFLSLVELYHLGWKKIRQRFVKSQQGMDECQLPGPSACIVKSCTPPPDFNQCLENGPGGKFFNPFSNKMASQQNTDNLATEQVRGQEQIPGEGFIHIRYAQKPEVPNEGSPGHRLPHGYQGDKRRLSKASSKARSDDLSV, encoded by the exons ATGGGTGACTGGAGCTTCCTGGGAGAGTTCCTGGAGGAAGCACACAAGCATTCCACGGTGATCG tgTACTTGGGCCACGCCGTGCACACGGTGCGCATGCAGGAGAAGCGGAAGCTACGGGAGGGCGAGAGGGCCAAAGAGGTTCGGGGCGCTGCCTCTTACGAGTACCCAGTGGCCGAGAAGACAGAGCTGTCCTGCTGGGAAGAAGCGAATGGAAAGGTTCCGCTCCGGGGCAGTCTGCTCAACACTTACGTCTGCAGCATCCTGATCCGCACCACCGTGGAGGTGGCCTTCATCGTGGGCCAGTACCTCCTCTATGGCATCTTCCTGGACACCCTGCACGTCTGCCGCAGGAGTCCCTGTCCCCATCCTGTCAACTGTTATGTGTCCCGGCCCACGGAGAAGAATGTCTTCATTGTCTTTATGCTGGCTGTGGCCGGACTGTCCCTTTTCCTCAGCCTTGTTGAACTCTACCACCTGGGCTGGAAAAAGATCAGACAGCGATTTGTCAAGTCACAGCAGGGCATGGATGAGTGCCAGCTTCCTGGTCCCTCTGCCTGCATAGTCAAGAGCTGCACACCACCCCCTGACTTCAATCAGTGCCTGGAGAATGGCCCTGGGGGGAAATTCTTCAATCCATTCAGTAACAAGATGGCCTCGCAGCAGAACACAGATAACCTGGCCACTGAGCAGGTGCGAGGCCAGGAGCAGATTCCTGGGGAGGGTTTCATTCATATCCGTTATGCCCAGAAGCCTGAGGTACCCAATGAAGGCTCCCCAGGTCACCGCCTCCCCCATGGCTACCAGGGTGACAAGCGCCGTCTCAGCAAGGCCAGCAGCAAGGCCAGGTCAGATGACTTATCAGTGTGA
- the GJA5 gene encoding gap junction alpha-5 protein isoform X1, with protein sequence MGDWSFLGEFLEEAHKHSTVIGKVWLTVLFIFRMLVLGTAAESSWGDEQADFQCDTIQPGCENVCYDQAFPISHIRYWVLQVIFVSTPSLVYLGHAVHTVRMQEKRKLREGERAKEVRGAASYEYPVAEKTELSCWEEANGKVPLRGSLLNTYVCSILIRTTVEVAFIVGQYLLYGIFLDTLHVCRRSPCPHPVNCYVSRPTEKNVFIVFMLAVAGLSLFLSLVELYHLGWKKIRQRFVKSQQGMDECQLPGPSACIVKSCTPPPDFNQCLENGPGGKFFNPFSNKMASQQNTDNLATEQVRGQEQIPGEGFIHIRYAQKPEVPNEGSPGHRLPHGYQGDKRRLSKASSKARSDDLSV encoded by the coding sequence ATGGGTGACTGGAGCTTCCTGGGAGAGTTCCTGGAGGAAGCACACAAGCATTCCACGGTGATCGGTAAGGTCTGGCTCACCGTCCTCTTCATATTCCGCATGCTGGTGCTGGGCACGGCTGCCGAGTCCTCCTGGGGGGACGAGCAGGCTGATTTCCAGTGTGATACGATTCAGCCTGGTTGCGAGAACGTCTGCTATGACCAAGCCTTCCCCATCTCGCACATTCGCTATTGGGTGCTGCAGGTCATCTtcgtctccacaccctctctagtgTACTTGGGCCACGCCGTGCACACGGTGCGCATGCAGGAGAAGCGGAAGCTACGGGAGGGCGAGAGGGCCAAAGAGGTTCGGGGCGCTGCCTCTTACGAGTACCCAGTGGCCGAGAAGACAGAGCTGTCCTGCTGGGAAGAAGCGAATGGAAAGGTTCCGCTCCGGGGCAGTCTGCTCAACACTTACGTCTGCAGCATCCTGATCCGCACCACCGTGGAGGTGGCCTTCATCGTGGGCCAGTACCTCCTCTATGGCATCTTCCTGGACACCCTGCACGTCTGCCGCAGGAGTCCCTGTCCCCATCCTGTCAACTGTTATGTGTCCCGGCCCACGGAGAAGAATGTCTTCATTGTCTTTATGCTGGCTGTGGCCGGACTGTCCCTTTTCCTCAGCCTTGTTGAACTCTACCACCTGGGCTGGAAAAAGATCAGACAGCGATTTGTCAAGTCACAGCAGGGCATGGATGAGTGCCAGCTTCCTGGTCCCTCTGCCTGCATAGTCAAGAGCTGCACACCACCCCCTGACTTCAATCAGTGCCTGGAGAATGGCCCTGGGGGGAAATTCTTCAATCCATTCAGTAACAAGATGGCCTCGCAGCAGAACACAGATAACCTGGCCACTGAGCAGGTGCGAGGCCAGGAGCAGATTCCTGGGGAGGGTTTCATTCATATCCGTTATGCCCAGAAGCCTGAGGTACCCAATGAAGGCTCCCCAGGTCACCGCCTCCCCCATGGCTACCAGGGTGACAAGCGCCGTCTCAGCAAGGCCAGCAGCAAGGCCAGGTCAGATGACTTATCAGTGTGA